The Thermoanaerobaculia bacterium nucleotide sequence TTCCACGTAGAGATGCGCGCGGCGCAGCTCGTCGAGGGCGGAGCGACTCCCCGGGAGGCCCGCCGGCGCGCGCTCGCGGAGTTCGGGGGGAGGATCCAGACCCGCGAGGCGTGCCGCGATTCCCGGGGTCTCCCGCTCCTCGAAACGCTCGCGCAGGACCTTCGCTACGGGGCCAGAATGATCCGGCGGAGCCCCGGCTCGGCCGCCGTCGCCGTCGCGACGCTGGCGCTCGGCATCGGCGTCAACGCCGCGTTCTTCTCGGCGGTGGACGCGATCCTCCTCCGACCTCTTCCGTTCGCGCACGAGAACCGGCTCCTCCTGCTCCACCAGCCCGCCCCGGGCGCCGGGATCGACGACGCGCAGTTCTCGCCGCCCGAGGTCCGCGATCTCGCCGAGCAGAGCCGCACGCTCGACGCCATCGCCGAATACCACTCCATGGAGTTCACCTTGCTCGGGCACGGCGATCCCATTCGCGTGCGGACCGGCGTCGTGTCGGCATCGTTCTTCGACCTGCTCGGAGTGCGGCCGGCTCTCGGCCGGACCTTCCGGGCCGGCGAGGACCGGCACGGGGCCGCGCCGGTCCTCGTCCTCTCCCACGACTTCTGGCAGAACGCGCTGGGCGGGGATCCGGCGATCGTCGGAAAGGCGTTCGAAATGAACGACCGGGTCCACACCGTCGTCGGCGTGCTGCCTCCCGTCCCGCAGTATCCGCACGACAACGACGTCTACATGCCGGTCTCCGCGTGCCCGTTCCGCTCCGGGCAGGGGTGGAACGACGACCGCGGCGCGCGCGGGATCACCGTCTTCGCGCGCCGCCGCCCCGGCACGACGAACGAACGGGCGCGACGCGAGCTCGCCGTCATCGCGGCCCGCCTCGCGGCGCGCTACCCCGATTCCTACCCGGCCGGGGCGCGCTCGACCTTCGACGCGAGCCTGCTGCGGGACGACCTCACCCGGCATGCGCGGCTCACGTTCGTCGCTCTCCTCGCGACGGCCGGACTCGTGCTCCTGATCGCTTGCGCGAACGTCGCGAACCTGACCCTCGCCCGCCTCTCGCGCCGCAAGCGCGAGCTCGCGGTCCGCGCGGCGATCGGCGCGGGAAAGGCGCGGATCCTCCGGCAGCTCGCGACGGAGAGCACGATGATCGCGCTCGCCGGCGGCGCGCTCGGGCTCGTCATCGCCTTCCTGAGCCGCCATTTCCTGGTCGCGTTCGCCGGACGCTTCACGCCGCGCGCCGCGGAGATCTCGATCGACGGGAGGGTCCTGCTGTTCACGCTCGGGATCTCGCTCCTGACCGGGATCGCGTTCGGCGTGATCCCGGGGCTCCGCGGAATGCGCGATCTGGCCG carries:
- a CDS encoding ABC transporter permease, translated to FHVEMRAAQLVEGGATPREARRRALAEFGGRIQTREACRDSRGLPLLETLAQDLRYGARMIRRSPGSAAVAVATLALGIGVNAAFFSAVDAILLRPLPFAHENRLLLLHQPAPGAGIDDAQFSPPEVRDLAEQSRTLDAIAEYHSMEFTLLGHGDPIRVRTGVVSASFFDLLGVRPALGRTFRAGEDRHGAAPVLVLSHDFWQNALGGDPAIVGKAFEMNDRVHTVVGVLPPVPQYPHDNDVYMPVSACPFRSGQGWNDDRGARGITVFARRRPGTTNERARRELAVIAARLAARYPDSYPAGARSTFDASLLRDDLTRHARLTFVALLATAGLVLLIACANVANLTLARLSRRKRELAVRAAIGAGKARILRQLATESTMIALAGGALGLVIAFLSRHFLVAFAGRFTPRAAEISIDGRVLLFTLGISLLTGIAFGVIPGLRGMRDLAGSLKESDEGRTAAGGRRGNGLLVVPQVAISLVLLVAAGLLVKSLVRLSRVDPGFASENVLTARVSLDWSRYTKPEQSRAFYDRLLEKISGFPGVRGAAAASAFPFSGGTPFNADMEIEGRPTPAGQPPPQVYPQIVGPEFFRVVGIPLLRGRAFTEDEMPFAPDARLVAVVNAAFARRYFGSEGAAIGHRISLGGKPVRWRQIVGVIGDVKQFGLDKPAGEEAYLPYVQAGGNTMRVLVRASSDPERLSRELVAAVHEIDRTAPVSDVHTLERLKRSSLDSPRLTTALFIGFALLALAIAAAGIGAVTAFSVGQRTREIGIRMALGASKRDVLSMVLRQGMRPVFIGLAIGLAGAFAFSRVLSALLFSVAPTDPTTFVVVSVTLLATAAIACLVPGRRAVRVDPMVALRS